The Verrucomicrobiota bacterium region GAAAGAATTCATCGAGCGTCATGCCCGACATTTGTTCTACCAGTACACCAACCACCGAGGTTCCCAGCGTGTACTCCCAAGCTTCACCCGGATGGAAATTTAGCGGGAGTTTCGCCAGGCGCATCATGCGCGAGTAATCTGTTTCTTCCAGAGGGAAACTAGCCATCGCCTTCGCGTATTCGGGCTGGGTAATCCCTCGAGAGCCGTTGGAAAGACCTGCAGTATGCGTCAGCAATTGTTGAATGGTAATCTGGCTTTTCGCTGGGACCAATTTATAACGACCATCCAATCGTTCGTCTGCCGGGGCCGGAATGGCTACGTGCATGTCACCGTACTCGGGCAACCATTTTGAAACCGGATCGCGCAATTGGAAGTAGCCTTCCTCATAGAGCATCATCAACGCGACCGAAGTAATCGGCTTGGTCATCGAAGCCATTCGAAAGATAGTGTCTGGTCGCATAGGGACATCATTTTCGACATCCTGCTTTCCTAAGGCCGAAAAGTGAACGACCTTCCCTTTCCGAGCCACGAGGGTGACAACACCCGCTGTTTCATTACGGTCGATATAGCCTTGCATGACTGCATCCAATTTTTTCAAACGCTCGGCAGACATACCGACCGATTCCGGATCAGCCGTTGGCACTCCGGACATCTTGGGCAGTTTGGCGGAAGCATAGCTTACGAACAAAAGAATCAAGAAAAGGGTAAAGAATCGAGAAGACATTTTGTGCATAATC contains the following coding sequences:
- a CDS encoding serine hydrolase, producing MSSRFFTLFLILLFVSYASAKLPKMSGVPTADPESVGMSAERLKKLDAVMQGYIDRNETAGVVTLVARKGKVVHFSALGKQDVENDVPMRPDTIFRMASMTKPITSVALMMLYEEGYFQLRDPVSKWLPEYGDMHVAIPAPADERLDGRYKLVPAKSQITIQQLLTHTAGLSNGSRGITQPEYAKAMASFPLEETDYSRMMRLAKLPLNFHPGEAWEYTLGTSVVGVLVEQMSGMTLDEFFQERILKPLDMTDTHFFLPESKLPRFAANYGPDENKKIYLTEAADKESRFVRGPHVQFRGAGGLVTTTRDYFRFCQMMLNGGELDGVRILSRKTVEMMTISHTGDLPIWLTGPGYGFGLGFAIVTDMGPAATPRSEGSYFWSGAHGTIFWVDPKEELIGIIMEQIYPYTQINIMQDMASMTYQAVVD